Proteins encoded together in one Buchnera aphidicola (Takecallis taiwana) window:
- the rplW gene encoding 50S ribosomal protein L23: protein MISDYKVFKVLYTPHISEKSTRVLKKNNTIILKVALKATKNDIKQAVKKIFSVEIEHVNTVLMKGKLKKRGKYNVRRNHWKKAYIQLKTGQNLDFINNVI from the coding sequence ATGATATCTGATTATAAAGTTTTTAAAGTATTGTATACACCACATATTTCTGAAAAATCAACGCGTGTTTTAAAAAAAAATAATACGATAATATTAAAAGTAGCATTAAAAGCGACTAAAAATGATATCAAACAAGCTGTAAAAAAAATATTTTCTGTTGAGATCGAGCATGTGAATACAGTGTTAATGAAAGGGAAGTTAAAAAAACGTGGTAAATACAATGTTCGGCGTAATCATTGGAAAAAAGCATATATTCAACTGAAAACAGGTCAAAATTTAGATTTTATTAATAATGTTATTTAA
- the trpS gene encoding tryptophan--tRNA ligase, with product MGLSKSIMFSAIQPSGKLTLGNYIGTISHWMHIQDMYNCIYSIADLHAITVNQDKKLFQQNILDTLALYLASGVNPKKSIIFVQSEVQEHCQLNWILNCHTYFGELIRMTQFKQKSKINPNNINIGLFNYPILMAADILLYQSDTVLVGHDQIQHVELARKIAKRLNFLYGQVVTVPKIYIPNKNGSKIMALLNPIKKMSKSDSNLNNIIFLLDDHKCVVKKIARSITDSDNKIFYDTVNKPGISNLLNIYSSLTGTSISVLENMFVNTTYKNFKLLVTQSILDILLKLQEKFFYFKNKKDYLRDILDIGASLAKKEAQKTIQKLYNVLGL from the coding sequence ATGGGGTTATCAAAATCAATTATGTTTAGCGCGATACAACCGTCTGGTAAACTTACTTTAGGTAATTATATTGGTACAATATCGCACTGGATGCACATACAGGACATGTATAATTGTATTTATAGTATCGCAGATTTACATGCAATAACTGTTAATCAGGATAAAAAATTGTTTCAACAAAATATTTTGGATACATTGGCTCTTTATTTAGCATCAGGCGTCAACCCTAAAAAAAGTATAATATTTGTACAATCAGAAGTACAAGAACATTGTCAATTAAATTGGATATTAAATTGTCATACATATTTTGGTGAATTGATTCGTATGACACAATTTAAGCAAAAATCAAAAATTAATCCTAATAATATTAATATTGGATTATTTAATTATCCGATATTAATGGCTGCAGACATTTTACTGTATCAAAGTGACACAGTTTTAGTTGGCCATGATCAAATACAGCATGTAGAATTAGCACGAAAGATTGCAAAGCGATTAAATTTTTTATATGGGCAAGTTGTTACTGTGCCAAAAATTTATATACCTAATAAGAACGGATCTAAAATTATGGCTTTATTAAATCCTATAAAAAAAATGTCTAAATCAGATTCTAATCTTAATAACATAATATTTTTATTAGATGATCATAAATGTGTTGTAAAAAAAATTGCTCGTTCGATCACTGATTCGGATAATAAGATATTTTATGATACTGTAAATAAACCAGGTATTTCAAACCTGTTAAATATTTATTCTAGTTTAACAGGCACGAGTATTTCGGTATTAGAAAATATGTTTGTTAATACAACATATAAAAATTTTAAATTATTAGTTACTCAATCTATATTAGATATATTGTTAAAATTACAAGAAAAATTTTTTTATTTTAAAAATAAAAAAGATTATTTACGTGATATTCTAGATATCGGTGCGTCTCTTGCAAAAAAAGAAGCACAAAAAACTATACAAAAACTGTATAATGTTCTTGGTTTATAA
- the rplD gene encoding 50S ribosomal protein L4 gives MQLMVQEEKLSISVSDAIFKKKFNSALIHQVVTAYLVGSRQGSHAQKTKAEVSGSGKKPWRQKGTGRARAGSIRSPLWRSGGITFASKPTLYTQKINKKMYRGALRSIFSTLIQQNRLFVFKEFDILQPKTKLLLEKLNSISLHEAYIIINDINQNLFLASRNLYKVCVENVKFINPISLIKFKNVIVTVAAIKHIEAMLI, from the coding sequence ATGCAGTTAATGGTTCAGGAAGAAAAATTAAGTATTTCTGTCTCGGATGCTATTTTTAAAAAAAAATTTAATTCAGCATTGATACATCAGGTTGTTACTGCTTATCTTGTTGGTTCCAGACAAGGTAGTCATGCTCAAAAAACTAAAGCAGAAGTTTCTGGTTCTGGTAAAAAACCCTGGCGTCAAAAAGGTACTGGTCGTGCTCGTGCAGGATCAATTAGAAGCCCACTTTGGAGATCTGGTGGAATTACTTTTGCATCAAAACCAACATTATATACACAAAAAATTAATAAAAAAATGTATCGTGGAGCATTAAGAAGTATTTTTTCGACGTTAATTCAACAAAACCGTTTATTTGTTTTTAAAGAATTTGATATACTGCAACCAAAAACAAAATTATTACTTGAAAAATTAAATAGTATATCATTACATGAAGCATATATTATCATTAATGATATAAATCAAAATTTATTTTTGGCATCACGTAATTTATATAAAGTTTGTGTAGAAAATGTGAAATTCATTAATCCAATTAGTTTAATTAAATTTAAAAATGTTATTGTAACTGTTGCAGCAATTAAACACATTGAGGCAATGCTCATATGA
- the rpsS gene encoding 30S ribosomal protein S19, which translates to MPRSIKKGPFIDVSLFKKVKKYILSGNKKPLKTWSRRSTIFPNMVGMTIAIHNGRQHIPIFITEEMVGHKLGEFALTRTYRGHVSDKKIKKK; encoded by the coding sequence ATGCCTCGTTCTATTAAAAAGGGCCCTTTTATTGATGTTAGTTTATTTAAAAAAGTAAAAAAGTATATATTAAGTGGAAATAAAAAACCATTAAAAACTTGGTCTAGACGTTCAACAATTTTCCCTAATATGGTTGGAATGACAATTGCAATACATAATGGTAGACAACATATACCAATCTTTATTACTGAAGAAATGGTTGGACATAAGTTAGGAGAATTTGCTTTGACTAGAACTTATCGAGGACATGTCTCTGATAAAAAAATTAAAAAAAAATAG
- the rpsJ gene encoding 30S ribosomal protein S10: protein MQNQRIRIRLKAFDHRLIDQSTFEIVATAKRTGAKVQGPIPLPTKKERFTVLISPHVDKDARDQYEIRTHKRLIDIVQPTEKTVDALMRLDLAAGVDVQISLD from the coding sequence ATGCAAAATCAAAGAATTCGTATTCGATTAAAAGCGTTTGATCATCGTTTAATTGATCAATCAACTTTTGAAATTGTTGCTACTGCTAAAAGAACAGGCGCAAAAGTACAAGGACCTATTCCTTTACCGACAAAAAAAGAGCGATTTACTGTATTAATATCACCTCATGTTGATAAAGATGCTCGTGATCAATATGAAATTCGTACTCATAAACGATTAATTGATATTGTACAACCAACTGAAAAGACCGTTGATGCATTAATGCGGCTTGATTTAGCTGCTGGAGTTGATGTACAAATTAGTTTAGATTAA
- the rpsL gene encoding 30S ribosomal protein S12: MTTINQLVRMPRVRRLSKNNVPALEGCPQKRGVCTRVYTTTPKKPNSALRKVCRVKLTNGFEVTAYIGGEGHNLQEHSVILIRGGRVKDLPGVRYHVVRGALDCAGVKNRKKSRSKYGVKRIKK, encoded by the coding sequence ATGACTACTATAAATCAGTTGGTACGGATGCCGCGTGTTAGAAGATTATCTAAAAACAATGTTCCTGCATTGGAAGGTTGTCCTCAAAAGCGTGGTGTGTGTACACGTGTTTATACGACTACACCTAAAAAACCTAATTCAGCTCTTAGAAAAGTATGTCGAGTTAAATTAACAAATGGATTTGAGGTAACTGCATATATTGGAGGTGAAGGACATAATTTACAAGAACATTCAGTGATTTTAATTCGTGGTGGTCGTGTAAAAGATTTACCTGGTGTGAGATATCATGTAGTTCGAGGTGCATTAGATTGTGCAGGAGTAAAAAATCGTAAAAAAAGTCGATCTAAGTATGGTGTAAAACGAATAAAAAAATAA
- the rpsG gene encoding 30S ribosomal protein S7: MSRRRTIDQRKILPDPKFASEILAKFINILMMNGKKSIAEFIVYSALEKISCTVNKGVLDVFELILNNVRPTVEVKSRRVGGSTYQVPVEVRSVRRNTLAMKWIVNAARRRKDHSMFMRLFQEFVDILDKKGAAIKKRDEVHRIAEANKAFAHYRW; the protein is encoded by the coding sequence ATGTCGAGACGTCGTACGATTGATCAAAGAAAAATTTTGCCTGACCCAAAGTTTGCATCAGAGATTTTAGCAAAATTTATTAATATATTAATGATGAATGGTAAAAAATCTATTGCAGAATTTATTGTATATTCTGCATTAGAAAAAATATCTTGTACAGTGAATAAAGGTGTACTAGATGTATTTGAATTAATTTTAAACAATGTCCGTCCAACAGTTGAAGTGAAATCACGACGTGTAGGTGGTTCAACATACCAAGTACCGGTAGAAGTTCGTTCAGTACGCAGAAATACATTAGCTATGAAATGGATCGTGAATGCAGCTCGTCGTCGAAAAGATCATTCTATGTTTATGAGATTATTTCAAGAATTTGTAGATATTTTAGATAAAAAAGGTGCAGCTATAAAAAAACGAGATGAAGTGCATCGTATAGCTGAGGCAAATAAAGCATTTGCACATTATAGGTGGTAG
- the tusD gene encoding sulfurtransferase complex subunit TusD: MLVYTILVTHSLFDSQNSKSAFLFSKNIMQTTNNSIHSIFFYSDGVFNGINRMNESVNGINLVDCWCKFSKKFSINLYLCSTAARNRGMVFKSDAKNISVVHDNHHAGFQLVGLGKLAYSILHSDRLLQF; the protein is encoded by the coding sequence ATGTTAGTATATACTATACTTGTTACACATTCATTATTTGATTCACAAAATTCAAAAAGTGCATTTTTATTTTCTAAAAATATTATGCAAACAACTAACAACTCTATTCATAGTATTTTTTTTTATAGTGATGGTGTTTTTAATGGAATCAATAGGATGAATGAATCAGTAAATGGAATTAATTTAGTTGATTGTTGGTGTAAGTTTAGTAAAAAATTTTCAATTAATTTGTATCTTTGTTCTACTGCAGCTAGGAATCGGGGTATGGTATTTAAATCTGATGCCAAAAATATTAGTGTTGTACATGATAATCATCATGCTGGATTTCAGTTGGTAGGATTAGGAAAATTGGCATATTCAATATTACACTCAGATCGTTTATTACAATTTTAA
- the tuf gene encoding elongation factor Tu has protein sequence MSKEKFQRLKTHVNVGTIGHVDHGKTTLTSAITTVLSKHYGGSARAFDQIDNAPEEKARGITINTSHVEYDTKIRHYAHVDCPGHADYIKNMITGAAQMDGAILVVAATDGPMPQTREHILLARQVGVPHIVVFLNKCDMVDDEELLELVEMEVRDLLTQYDFPGDETPIIRGSALKALEGDSNWESKILDLSNALDTYIPNPKRDIDKSFLLPIEDVFSISGRGTVVTGRVEKGIIKVGEEIEIVGIKPTTKTICTGVEMFRKLLDEGRAGENVGILLRGTKRDEIERGQVLAKPGSITPHTKFESEVYILSKEEGGRHTPFFKGYRPQFYFRTTDVTGFIELPDGVEMVMPGDNIKMIVTLIHPIAMADGLRFAIREGGKTVGAGVVIKVMN, from the coding sequence GTGTCTAAAGAAAAATTTCAAAGATTAAAAACACACGTTAATGTTGGCACAATAGGTCATGTGGATCACGGTAAAACTACATTAACTTCTGCGATTACAACTGTTTTGTCTAAACATTATGGTGGTTCGGCTCGTGCTTTTGATCAAATTGATAATGCGCCGGAAGAAAAAGCAAGAGGCATTACAATTAATACATCGCATGTTGAATATGATACTAAAATTAGACATTATGCACATGTTGATTGCCCGGGACACGCTGATTATATTAAAAATATGATTACTGGAGCTGCACAAATGGATGGCGCTATTTTAGTTGTTGCAGCTACTGACGGTCCCATGCCACAAACTCGAGAACATATTTTATTAGCACGGCAAGTCGGTGTGCCTCATATAGTAGTATTTTTAAATAAATGTGATATGGTTGATGATGAAGAATTATTAGAATTAGTAGAAATGGAAGTACGAGATTTATTAACGCAATATGATTTTCCAGGTGATGAAACCCCGATTATTCGAGGATCTGCTTTAAAAGCATTGGAAGGAGATAGTAACTGGGAATCAAAAATACTGGATCTCTCTAATGCATTAGATACTTATATTCCAAATCCAAAAAGAGATATTGATAAATCCTTTTTATTGCCAATTGAAGATGTATTTTCTATCTCTGGACGGGGCACTGTTGTAACTGGTAGAGTAGAAAAAGGTATTATTAAAGTCGGTGAAGAAATTGAAATTGTTGGTATTAAACCGACTACAAAAACAATTTGTACTGGTGTAGAAATGTTTAGAAAGTTATTAGATGAAGGACGTGCTGGAGAAAATGTTGGTATATTATTACGGGGTACAAAACGCGATGAGATAGAACGTGGGCAAGTTTTAGCTAAACCTGGTAGTATTACTCCACATACAAAATTTGAATCTGAAGTGTATATTTTATCAAAAGAAGAAGGTGGTCGTCATACACCGTTTTTTAAAGGTTACCGGCCTCAATTTTATTTTCGAACGACAGATGTTACCGGTTTTATTGAATTACCAGATGGAGTAGAAATGGTTATGCCAGGCGATAATATTAAAATGATTGTTACATTAATACATCCAATTGCTATGGCTGATGGTTTAAGATTTGCGATTCGTGAAGGCGGAAAAACTGTTGGTGCTGGAGTAGTAATTAAGGTAATGAATTAA
- the rplC gene encoding 50S ribosomal protein L3: MIGLIGKKIGMTRVFHKDGASTPITVLEIKKHYVTQIKNTVNDYYHAIQVTTGIKKKKKLVKSEIGHFAKSGVLVGCGLWEFRIHENEVFQLGQIIDISFFNTIHQVDVSGITKGKGFSGTVKRWNFSMQDATHGNSLSHRAPGSIGQNQTPGRVFKGKKMSGQLGNTRVTIQNLKVIKIDFQNNLMFVKGSVPGSIGGNVIVKPAIKA; this comes from the coding sequence ATGATTGGACTTATTGGTAAAAAAATTGGTATGACTCGCGTTTTTCATAAAGATGGTGCTTCAACCCCCATAACAGTACTGGAAATTAAAAAGCATTATGTTACACAAATTAAAAACACAGTTAATGATTATTATCATGCGATTCAAGTAACAACAGGAATAAAAAAAAAAAAAAAATTAGTCAAATCAGAAATTGGTCATTTTGCTAAATCTGGGGTATTAGTAGGTTGTGGATTATGGGAATTTAGAATTCATGAAAATGAAGTATTTCAGTTAGGTCAAATTATTGATATATCATTTTTTAATACAATTCATCAAGTTGATGTTTCTGGTATAACTAAAGGTAAAGGATTTTCAGGTACAGTCAAACGTTGGAATTTCAGTATGCAAGATGCTACCCATGGTAACTCATTATCACATAGAGCACCGGGTTCTATCGGTCAGAATCAAACGCCAGGCAGAGTTTTTAAAGGTAAGAAAATGTCTGGTCAGTTAGGAAATACACGTGTAACTATTCAAAATTTAAAAGTTATAAAAATTGATTTTCAGAATAATTTAATGTTTGTAAAGGGTTCTGTACCTGGATCGATAGGTGGTAATGTTATTGTTAAGCCGGCAATTAAAGCGTAA
- the tusB gene encoding sulfurtransferase complex subunit TusB, with protein MLNMLSAQDSLITLQDGVLISLSKNFLLDKLLQHSKNLFVLQEDVLARGVLHYVSNHFKVINYSEFVILTEKHTQCMNW; from the coding sequence ATGTTAAATATGTTATCTGCTCAGGACAGTCTTATTACATTACAAGATGGTGTATTAATTTCTTTAAGTAAAAATTTTTTATTAGATAAATTGTTACAACATTCAAAAAATTTGTTTGTATTACAGGAGGATGTATTGGCTCGAGGTGTTTTACATTATGTTTCCAATCATTTTAAAGTAATAAATTATTCTGAATTTGTGATTTTAACAGAAAAACATACACAATGTATGAATTGGTAA
- the fusA gene encoding elongation factor G, whose translation MIRKTPIIYYRNIGISAHIDAGKTTTTERILFYTGINHKIGEVHDGTATMDWMEQEQERGITITSAATTTFWSGMNNQFESHRINIIDTPGHVDFTIEVERSMRILDGAVMVYCAVGGVQPQSETVWRQADKYHVPRIAFINKMDRIGANFFQVLRQMKQRLKITPIPLQLPIGTEENFVGVIDILKMQAIYWNEEDQGITFSYTSIPDNMISEAKKWNQILIEAAVESNEHIMEKYLNNNVILENEIKSELRNRVLKNEIVLVTCGSAFKNKGIQSLLDAIIEYLPSPLDIDSVKGIVDVKTSKISQRMTDDKEFFSALAFKIANDPFVGNLTFFRVYSGVVSSGDTILNSGKMQKERFGRIVQMHANKREEIKEVYAGDIAAAIGLKNVTTGDTLCDLNQPIILEKMEFPEPVISIAIEPKTKTDQERMGLALNRLAKEDPSFRVHTDYESNQTIISGMGELHLEIIIDRMKREFNVGANIGKPQVAYRETIQNIVKNVEGKYIKQTGGRGQYGHVVIDLFPLNANEGGYQFVNDIKGGVIPNEYISSIDKGIQEQLKSGPLAGYPVVDIGVRLHFGSYHDVDSSELAFKFAASMAFKDAFNRAKPILLEPIMKVEVETPEDYMGDVIGDLNRRRGIIEGLTDLSFGKLIAAKVPLSEMFGYATDLRSQTQGRASYSMEFLNYLETPKNIALNIVETRAK comes from the coding sequence ATGATTCGTAAAACCCCTATTATATATTATCGCAATATTGGTATTAGTGCACACATTGATGCTGGTAAAACAACTACAACAGAGCGTATCTTATTTTATACGGGTATTAATCATAAAATTGGAGAAGTGCATGATGGTACAGCAACCATGGATTGGATGGAACAAGAACAAGAACGTGGTATTACAATTACTTCTGCTGCAACTACAACTTTTTGGTCTGGTATGAACAATCAATTTGAATCTCATAGAATTAATATTATTGATACACCAGGTCATGTTGATTTTACTATTGAAGTAGAGCGTTCTATGCGTATTTTAGATGGAGCTGTTATGGTATATTGTGCTGTAGGTGGTGTTCAACCCCAATCAGAAACTGTTTGGAGACAAGCAGATAAGTATCATGTGCCTCGTATTGCATTTATTAATAAAATGGATCGTATTGGAGCAAATTTTTTTCAAGTACTACGACAAATGAAACAACGTTTGAAAATTACTCCGATTCCTTTACAATTACCAATTGGAACAGAAGAAAATTTTGTTGGGGTAATTGATATTTTAAAAATGCAAGCAATTTATTGGAATGAAGAAGATCAGGGTATTACATTTTCTTATACAAGCATTCCAGATAATATGATTTCAGAAGCAAAAAAATGGAATCAAATTTTAATTGAAGCTGCAGTGGAATCTAATGAACATATTATGGAAAAGTACTTAAATAATAATGTTATATTAGAAAATGAAATAAAATCTGAATTACGTAATCGAGTTTTAAAAAATGAAATTGTACTAGTAACATGTGGTTCTGCTTTTAAAAATAAAGGAATACAATCTCTTTTAGATGCTATTATTGAATATTTACCTTCCCCGCTTGATATTGATTCAGTAAAAGGTATCGTAGATGTTAAAACATCAAAAATATCACAACGTATGACTGATGATAAAGAATTTTTTTCTGCCTTAGCATTTAAAATTGCTAATGATCCATTTGTTGGTAATTTGACATTTTTTAGAGTATATTCAGGTGTTGTATCATCCGGTGATACAATATTAAATTCAGGAAAAATGCAAAAAGAACGATTTGGAAGAATTGTTCAAATGCATGCTAATAAAAGAGAAGAAATCAAAGAAGTTTATGCTGGCGATATTGCTGCAGCTATTGGGCTAAAAAATGTTACAACTGGAGATACACTATGTGATTTAAATCAGCCGATTATTTTAGAAAAAATGGAATTTCCTGAACCGGTGATTTCTATTGCAATAGAGCCGAAAACAAAAACAGATCAAGAACGTATGGGTTTAGCTTTAAATCGTCTAGCAAAAGAAGATCCGTCATTTCGAGTACATACAGATTATGAATCAAATCAAACAATTATTTCTGGTATGGGTGAATTACATTTAGAAATTATCATTGATCGCATGAAACGAGAATTTAACGTTGGTGCTAATATTGGAAAACCTCAAGTAGCTTATCGTGAAACTATTCAAAATATTGTAAAAAATGTTGAAGGTAAGTATATTAAGCAAACGGGTGGTCGTGGTCAATATGGGCATGTTGTAATTGATTTATTTCCATTAAATGCGAATGAAGGGGGTTATCAATTTGTGAATGATATTAAAGGCGGTGTCATTCCGAATGAGTATATTTCATCAATTGATAAAGGTATTCAAGAACAACTAAAATCGGGTCCGCTTGCCGGTTATCCAGTTGTTGATATTGGGGTAAGATTACATTTTGGTTCATATCACGATGTTGATTCATCTGAACTTGCTTTTAAGTTTGCTGCTTCTATGGCATTTAAGGATGCGTTTAATCGAGCAAAACCAATTTTATTAGAACCGATTATGAAAGTTGAAGTTGAAACACCGGAAGATTATATGGGTGATGTTATAGGAGATTTAAATCGTAGACGAGGTATTATTGAAGGATTGACAGATTTATCATTCGGAAAGTTAATTGCAGCAAAAGTACCGTTATCAGAAATGTTTGGATATGCAACAGATTTACGTTCTCAAACTCAAGGAAGAGCTTCTTATTCTATGGAATTTCTCAATTATTTAGAAACACCAAAAAATATTGCATTAAATATTGTGGAAACACGAGCTAAATAA
- the tsgA gene encoding MFS transporter TsgA — MNNKDKIGLTIISFLAYYLTGAMIVVTGVVIRSISVYFKLSIADMSNTFTFLNAGILVSIILNSWLTKLVSLKKQIILGFLLIIIAITGFIKIHNILIFCINMFILGMVGGITMSIGTFLITNIYFGKERTSKLLITDSFFSMSGIIFPIISAFLLRNHIQWYWIYFIIGIIYFIIFIITLNVTFPIYHVESSESNSESKTNYHTSILILCCTALCYILGQLDFISWIPEYAIQNIGINMQSASHLVSNFWLSYMIGMWCFSYILKFIDLQLALTILSGISTLLMYYFIHNHNLALFNIIIITLGFFSSAIYTIIITLTSLQTKKPSQKLINLILICGTIGTLLTFIITGPIVYKIGIRGALIIANILYSIVFILSACLGVTSKHKIHF, encoded by the coding sequence ATGAACAATAAAGATAAAATAGGATTAACCATTATTAGTTTTTTAGCATATTATTTAACAGGAGCAATGATTGTTGTAACAGGAGTTGTTATAAGAAGTATTTCAGTATATTTTAAATTATCTATTGCAGATATGAGTAACACTTTCACTTTTTTAAATGCTGGTATATTAGTATCTATTATTTTAAATTCCTGGCTAACCAAGCTAGTTTCATTAAAGAAGCAAATTATTCTGGGATTTTTATTGATTATAATAGCTATTACAGGATTTATTAAAATACATAATATACTAATTTTTTGCATCAATATGTTTATCCTAGGAATGGTTGGAGGTATCACCATGTCAATAGGAACATTTTTAATTACAAATATTTACTTTGGAAAAGAAAGAACATCCAAATTATTAATTACAGACTCATTTTTTAGTATGTCAGGTATTATTTTTCCAATTATTTCAGCATTCTTATTAAGAAATCATATCCAATGGTATTGGATTTATTTTATTATTGGAATAATATATTTTATTATATTTATAATTACTTTAAATGTCACATTTCCTATATATCACGTAGAATCTTCCGAATCTAATTCAGAATCAAAAACAAACTATCACACTAGTATATTAATATTATGTTGTACAGCATTATGTTACATCTTAGGACAACTAGATTTTATTTCTTGGATTCCAGAATATGCAATACAAAATATTGGAATAAACATGCAATCAGCTAGTCATCTAGTTAGTAATTTTTGGTTATCCTATATGATAGGCATGTGGTGTTTTAGTTACATTTTAAAATTTATTGATTTACAACTTGCACTAACTATATTAAGCGGAATATCTACACTATTGATGTATTATTTTATTCATAATCATAATTTAGCTTTATTTAATATTATCATCATTACATTAGGGTTTTTTTCCAGCGCAATATATACAATTATTATTACTTTAACATCTCTCCAAACCAAAAAACCATCACAAAAATTGATTAACTTAATATTAATTTGCGGTACTATAGGTACATTATTAACATTTATTATTACTGGTCCGATTGTATATAAAATTGGAATACGCGGCGCGTTAATTATTGCTAATATACTATATAGTATAGTATTTATATTATCCGCGTGCTTAGGGGTAACCAGTAAACACAAAATACACTTTTAA
- the rplB gene encoding 50S ribosomal protein L2, which translates to MVIVKCNPTSPGRRHVMKMLNKDLYHGRPLRLLLQHNSKSGGRNNLGHITTRHIGGRHKRMYRIIDFKRNKDNIYAKIERLEYDPNRSSNICLILYADGTRKYILAPKGLYIGSNIISGNKVPIQIGNSLPMCNIPNGTLIHNIEIKVGKGGQIARTAGSSAQIIAHENNYVSVRLRSGEIRKVDGRCRATIGEVGNSEHMLQMLGKAGSSRWRGIRPTVRGTAMNPIDHPHGGGEGKNFGKHPVTPWGQQTKGKKTRKNKRTEKFILRHRNYNK; encoded by the coding sequence ATGGTAATTGTAAAATGTAATCCGACTTCACCAGGTAGACGGCATGTGATGAAAATGTTGAATAAAGACTTATATCATGGTCGTCCATTACGATTATTGTTGCAACATAATAGTAAAAGCGGGGGTAGAAATAATCTTGGTCATATTACTACGCGACATATTGGTGGTCGGCATAAAAGAATGTATCGTATCATCGATTTTAAGCGGAATAAAGATAATATTTATGCGAAAATAGAACGTTTAGAATATGATCCTAATCGGTCTTCTAATATATGTTTGATTTTATATGCAGATGGTACTAGGAAGTATATTTTGGCTCCAAAAGGTTTATATATAGGATCTAACATTATTTCCGGGAATAAAGTGCCTATTCAAATCGGTAATAGTTTACCTATGTGTAATATACCGAACGGAACATTGATTCATAATATCGAAATTAAAGTCGGTAAGGGTGGACAAATTGCACGAACTGCTGGTAGTTCTGCTCAAATTATTGCTCATGAAAATAATTATGTTAGTGTTAGATTACGATCAGGAGAAATACGGAAAGTGGATGGTAGATGTCGAGCAACAATCGGTGAAGTCGGTAATTCTGAACATATGTTACAAATGTTAGGAAAAGCAGGATCTTCGCGGTGGCGTGGTATTCGACCAACTGTACGGGGTACAGCAATGAATCCAATTGATCATCCGCATGGGGGTGGAGAAGGTAAAAATTTTGGAAAACATCCTGTTACACCATGGGGTCAACAAACAAAAGGGAAAAAAACACGTAAAAATAAACGAACTGAAAAATTCATTTTACGACATCGTAATTATAATAAGTAA
- the tusC gene encoding sulfurtransferase complex subunit TusC, whose protein sequence is MKKIAIIFSHAPYGKTLGQEGLNLALSMSCYTENIGIFFIGDGVFQILKYQQPNFILSKSYFISFKIFIANNINNFYLCYDSLLQRGLYKNVDYVLKLNICSFIKIRKKIKKFDFILNF, encoded by the coding sequence ATGAAAAAAATAGCGATTATATTTTCACACGCACCATATGGTAAAACGTTAGGACAAGAAGGTTTAAATTTAGCTTTATCAATGTCATGCTATACAGAAAATATAGGCATTTTTTTTATTGGAGATGGAGTATTTCAAATACTAAAATATCAACAACCAAATTTTATATTATCAAAATCTTATTTTATTTCTTTTAAGATATTTATTGCTAATAACATTAATAATTTTTATTTATGTTATGATTCTTTATTACAGCGTGGTCTTTATAAGAACGTTGATTATGTATTGAAGTTAAATATTTGTAGTTTTATAAAAATTAGAAAAAAAATAAAAAAATTTGATTTTATTTTAAACTTTTAA